DNA sequence from the Podospora pseudocomata strain CBS 415.72m chromosome 2 map unlocalized CBS415.72m_2.2, whole genome shotgun sequence genome:
CGTTGGCGCTCGCGGCAGAAACCCCGCGCTGGGATGGGTGAATGTGGGGCTTTTTTGCTGcccctccaaaatcccaGGTACCGAGACTATCATCGGTGACTGTTTTCTCATCACGTCCCCTATTCCTATACTCACCACCCTTACCCACCGTCCACCATGAAGCTGGAAGAGCTCCATCCCATTGAGGCCCTCCTCACGGCCGATTTCCGCTCAATCGAGCCTCGTCTTCAGTCCCTCGATAAGCATCTCATCCTCCGCACCTACCTCCATGGCTACACTCTTAGCGAGCTGGACACCAAGGTCTGGCAGGCCCTCCGCGGCAACCGCGCCGCTTTCTCCTTTATCAAGCGCGGTAGTCTTGTCAACCTCGCTCGCTGGTTTGAGTTCATCGAGGTGATGCACCCTGAGATCCAGGACGagatcaaggccaaggatgctgctgccaaggcgAAGGTCGCTGCTGCCAGCAAGGCCGGTGGTTCTTATGCTCTTAATCTGCAGAATACAGGTAGGTTGATATAGACTGTCAAATGCGTATTGGACTCAATGTGCTAACAGACATGAACAGACCAGGGCGTTGTTACCAGATTCTTGCCCGAGCCTTCGGGATACCTCCATATTGGACATGCCAAGGCAGCTCTTCTCTCCTGGTACTTTGCCCAGCAGTACAAGGGCCAGCTTCGCCTCCGTCTCGATGACACAAACCCCgacaaagagaaggaggaataCCAGGATGCCATCATCGAGGATCTTGCCATGATGGGCATCAAGTGCGATACCCTCACCTACACCAGTGACTACTTTGATTATCTTTACGATATGGCGATCAAGATGATCAAGGAGGGACATGCCTATGCCGACGATACCGACCAGGAAACTATGCGCAACGAGAGATGGAACGGCATCGCTTCCAAGCGCCGCGACACGCCAGTGGAAGAGAACTTGCGCATCTtcgaggagatgaagaagggTTCCGAGGAAGGCGTCCGCTACTGCCTTCGCGCAAAGCTCTCGGTCGACAATCCCAACAAGGCCATGAGAGATCCTGTGATCTACCGTTGCAACGTGGACACGCCTCATCACCGCACCGGCACCAAATGGAAGATGTACCCCATGTACGATTTCGCTTGCCCTGGTGAGTTTTGtcatttttcttttgacCTCTTCTGACCTTCCCTTTCGTCGTTGGGGCCGTTGAGATGAGAAAGACGTGATATTGACAGCACCTGAAGTTGTCGACAGCTACGAGGGCGTCACCCATGCCTTGAGGTCCACAGAGTACACCGACCGCAACCCTCAGTACGCCTGGTTCCAGAAGACCCTGCAGATCCGCAAGGTCCATATGTGGGATTTTGCGCGCATGAACTTCGTCAAGACTTTCCTCTCCAAGCGCAAGCTTGCCAAGCTCGTCGATACTGGAAaggtttggggatgggatgacCCCCGCATGCCCACCATTCGTGGTGTcaggagaagaggaatgGGCATCGAGGCTCTGCGCGAATTCATTATTGCTCAGGTATTTCTCTGGCCTTTTCTCTCCGCCGTCGCAAAAATTAACAGCCAAACAGGGACCTAGCCGCAACGTTGTTACCATGGACTGGACCAAGTTCTGGGCtaccaacaagaagcacattGATCCTATCGCTCCCCGCCACACTGCTCTCCTAAAGAAGGATATTGTCAAGGTGCCCGTCACAGGCGCCGAGGCTCCTGCTCAGCCCTTCCAGGAGGACAGACCCAAGCATCCCAAGAACAAGGATATCGGTACCAAGAAGGTGGCGTTTGGTCCCGAGATTCTGCTTGATCAAGCCGATGCCAAGAGCTTcaaggaaggcgaggagatCACTCTCATGGCTTGGGGCAATGCCTTTGTTCGCAACATTGCTGAGGGTGATCCCATCACCTCGTTGACGTGCGAGCTCAA
Encoded proteins:
- a CDS encoding uncharacterized protein (EggNog:ENOG503NUH3; COG:J), whose product is MKLEELHPIEALLTADFRSIEPRLQSLDKHLILRTYLHGYTLSELDTKVWQALRGNRAAFSFIKRGSLVNLARWFEFIEVMHPEIQDEIKAKDAAAKAKVAAASKAGGSYALNLQNTDQGVVTRFLPEPSGYLHIGHAKAALLSWYFAQQYKGQLRLRLDDTNPDKEKEEYQDAIIEDLAMMGIKCDTLTYTSDYFDYLYDMAIKMIKEGHAYADDTDQETMRNERWNGIASKRRDTPVEENLRIFEEMKKGSEEGVRYCLRAKLSVDNPNKAMRDPVIYRCNVDTPHHRTGTKWKMYPMYDFACPVVDSYEGVTHALRSTEYTDRNPQYAWFQKTLQIRKVHMWDFARMNFVKTFLSKRKLAKLVDTGKVWGWDDPRMPTIRGVRRRGMGIEALREFIIAQGPSRNVVTMDWTKFWATNKKHIDPIAPRHTALLKKDIVKVPVTGAEAPAQPFQEDRPKHPKNKDIGTKKVAFGPEILLDQADAKSFKEGEEITLMAWGNAFVRNIAEGDPITSLTCELNVAKGDVKTTEKKVTWLASSQTLVPAELWDFDYLITKDTLQEEDNMEDFLNPTTSTMEEAFCDEATAQLKKNDIIQLERRGYYRVDKGLDDWKEGEEKRLVLFNIPTGKTGSK